One window of Esox lucius isolate fEsoLuc1 chromosome 25, fEsoLuc1.pri, whole genome shotgun sequence genomic DNA carries:
- the LOC117594122 gene encoding butyrophilin subfamily 3 member A2-like, translating to MDCRLRNTMVMLIFYAGLCITLLSVAVLTVPIPAQPVPETFNLTVPDGPISSQSGSSVSLLCQVSPIFNIKPFEVQWYRSDDVNKPTLLYKDHKIQEALMDPRFRGRVSLTGELERGDASLRLERVTLEDSGEFVCYINSKKWYEKARVVLAVSVIGSQPVISVAEARGGGGQGNVTCSSEGWTPQPKITWRNKEGTEITNGQEVQNTTDSQGLVSVSSWLLYSPSGSDWLSCIVSLSDEWKTEGRILPVLPGGHSKEGFTVNQVLLVIMSVLSLVIIICALGFMWFMFKRKGFKCCSLKKIRK from the exons ATGGATTGTAG GCTTAGAAATACCATGGTGATGTTGATCTTTTATGCGGGGCTGTGTATTACTCTCCTGTCAGTGGCTGTCCTCACTGTTCCCATCCCAGCTCAACCAG TCCCGGAGACATTCAACCTAACTGTCCCTGATGGCCCGATCTCGTCCCAGTCAGGTTCCTCCGTCTCTCTACTCTGTCAAGTCTCACCTATATTCAACATCAAACCATTTGAGGTGCAGTGGTATCGGTCTGATGACGTTAACAAACCCACCTTGTTGTACAAGGATCACAAGATCCAGGAGGCCCTCATGGACCCGCGGTTCAGGGGCAGAGTGTCTCTAACTGGGGAACTGGAGAGGGGGGACGCGTCCCTGAGACTGGAGAGGGTCACTCTGGAAGATAGTGGGGAGTTTGTGTGCTACATTAACAGTAAAAAGTGGTATGAAAAGGCCCGTGTGGTACTGGCAGTGAGTG TAATAGGAAGTCAACCAGTAATCTCTGTAGCTGAagcaagaggaggaggaggtcaggGGAATGTTACCTGTTCTTCAGAGGGCTGGACACCACAACCTAAAATCACCTGGAGAAACAAAGAGGGGACAGAGATCACTAATGGACAAGAAGTACAAAACACCACTG ATTCTCAGGGGTTGGTGAGTGTCAGTAGTTGGTTGCTGTATTCTCCCTCTGGATCTGATTGGCTCTCCTgtattgtctctctgtctgatgaGTGGAAGACAGAGGGCAGGATTCTGCCAGTTTTACCTGGTG GACATTCCAAAGAAGGATTCACTGTGAATCAGGTGCTGTTGGTAATCATGTCAGTATTGTCTCTGGTCATCATCATCTGTGCTCTGGGGTTCATGTGGTTCATGTTCAAACGAAAAG GGTTCAAGTgctgttcattaaaaaaaatcagaaaa